A region of bacterium DNA encodes the following proteins:
- a CDS encoding glycosyltransferase family 4 protein has protein sequence MRRLNILQISSSLGWGGREMYPITLSQKLLERGHNLNLIAHPEGNILKRAVPAKIPTIPMNIHKYIDIKSIFTLSRIIKRENIEIIHSHFATDLWIIVPAAILSGINPAVILTRHMKSHRNKKDIGHRLIYNYVSKVIANSELVKECLLESHPLTQDKIPVIYYGLDLTKYDPGRYNGMQIKQEFNIDNKTKVVGIVGRLDPGKGQEYFLQSAKLILNSYPEIILLIVGEDIGAEGYKNYLINLAQELGISEKVIFTGQRDDIPEVMAALDVFVFTSKAEAFGLVLIEAMAMCKPIVGFRTGAIEEIVEDGINGILIPFGDVTALADKILDLLMDTQKAMNMGKEGRRITEEKFDLDQAGTQTIKLYEEVLSD, from the coding sequence CTGGGGTGGACGCGAGATGTATCCAATTACCTTATCACAAAAATTATTGGAAAGGGGACATAACCTTAATCTCATTGCTCATCCTGAAGGTAATATTTTGAAAAGAGCCGTCCCGGCTAAAATCCCAACCATACCGATGAACATCCACAAATATATTGATATTAAATCTATCTTTACCTTATCCAGAATTATAAAGAGAGAAAACATAGAAATCATTCATTCTCACTTTGCCACAGACCTGTGGATAATAGTGCCAGCGGCTATTCTCTCTGGCATAAATCCAGCGGTTATCTTAACCAGACATATGAAGTCCCATCGAAATAAAAAGGATATTGGACATCGATTAATCTATAATTATGTCAGTAAGGTAATTGCTAACTCAGAATTAGTAAAAGAGTGTCTTCTTGAAAGTCATCCATTAACTCAGGATAAAATACCAGTTATTTATTATGGATTAGATTTGACAAAATATGACCCAGGGCGATATAATGGTATGCAGATAAAGCAGGAATTTAATATTGATAATAAAACTAAAGTAGTTGGTATTGTTGGGCGATTAGATCCGGGTAAAGGGCAGGAGTATTTTTTACAATCGGCAAAACTAATTCTTAACTCCTATCCAGAGATTATATTATTAATTGTAGGGGAGGATATAGGAGCTGAAGGATATAAAAATTATCTGATTAATCTGGCACAAGAGTTGGGTATTTCTGAAAAGGTTATATTTACCGGTCAAAGAGATGATATTCCAGAAGTAATGGCGGCACTGGATGTATTTGTCTTTACATCTAAAGCCGAGGCGTTTGGGTTAGTGTTAATTGAAGCAATGGCGATGTGTAAGCCAATTGTCGGTTTTCGGACAGGGGCAATAGAGGAAATAGTCGAAGATGGGATAAATGGGATATTAATTCCTTTTGGAGATGTTACAGCCTTAGCGGATAAGATTCTCGATTTGCTTATGGATACTCAAAAAGCAATGAATATGGGCAAAGAAGGAAGAAGGATAACTGAGGAAAAATTTGATTTAGACCAGGCAGGGACACAGACAATAAAACTTTATGAGGAGGTGCTAAGTGATTGA